From a single Pelobacter seleniigenes DSM 18267 genomic region:
- a CDS encoding ATP-binding cassette domain-containing protein yields MIKTVDLKKIFIGRGQTVNAVDGVTAHIKSGEVVVIIGPSGSGKSTYLRCLNGLETLSSGHIHVDGVDLADRRTDLNKVRREVGMVFQQFNLFPHKTVLENLVLAQTVVRKRSRAEAEKKGRELLQKVGIAEKESEYPIRLSGGQQQRVAIARALAMDPKVMLFDEPTSALDPEMVGEVLEVMKQLAREGMTMVVVTHEMGFAREVADRVLFMDHGKLVEEGTPEHFFTNPQEERAKLFLKQVL; encoded by the coding sequence GTGATTAAGACAGTTGATTTAAAAAAGATTTTCATCGGACGGGGCCAGACCGTCAACGCGGTGGACGGAGTGACCGCCCATATCAAATCCGGCGAGGTTGTGGTTATTATCGGACCTTCCGGCTCCGGGAAATCGACCTACCTGCGTTGCCTCAACGGGCTGGAGACCCTTTCATCCGGGCACATCCATGTTGACGGCGTGGATCTGGCCGACCGCCGGACCGACCTGAACAAGGTTCGCCGGGAAGTCGGCATGGTTTTTCAGCAGTTCAATCTGTTTCCGCATAAAACCGTCCTGGAAAACCTGGTTCTCGCGCAAACCGTTGTGCGTAAGCGCAGTCGCGCCGAAGCCGAAAAAAAAGGGCGTGAGCTGCTGCAAAAGGTCGGGATTGCCGAAAAAGAAAGCGAGTATCCGATTCGCCTCTCCGGTGGCCAGCAACAGCGGGTTGCGATCGCCAGAGCCCTGGCCATGGATCCCAAGGTGATGCTGTTTGACGAACCGACCAGCGCCCTCGACCCGGAAATGGTCGGCGAAGTGCTGGAGGTCATGAAGCAGCTTGCCCGTGAAGGGATGACCATGGTTGTGGTGACTCATGAAATGGGTTTCGCCCGGGAAGTTGCCGATCGGGTCCTGTTTATGGATCATGGCAAACTGGTGGAAGAAGGAACCCCTGAACACTTCTTCACCAATCCGCAGGAAGAACGCGCCAAGCTGTTCCTCAAACAGGTTCTTTAA
- a CDS encoding amino acid ABC transporter permease, which translates to MKKQQNNWLWRVLTLLIIFSLGAGLWAATKKIDYTWRWNRVPQYFLYHQEMIKTVPFDGRVEKIADAGDKSTVTVRSENDEVQTFTVATKSLKVSPNEDLFAGDSIGSTFKWRPGPLIIGLWVTLYMSAAASIFGLIIGLVTGLCRISKNITLKQLAIIYIEIIRGTPLLVQIFIFYFFLGTVLDLSRIVAGIGALAVFAGAYVAEIIRAGIQSIPKGQMEAARSLGMTNAQAMIYIILPQAFKRTLPPLAGQFISLIKDSSLVSVVGITELTKSGREVITSTFATFEIWFVVALLYLFLTLTLSQVIAWVERRLAVSD; encoded by the coding sequence GTGAAAAAACAACAAAACAATTGGCTATGGAGAGTTCTGACCCTCCTGATTATTTTCAGTCTCGGGGCCGGTCTCTGGGCGGCGACCAAAAAAATCGACTATACCTGGCGCTGGAATCGGGTCCCGCAATACTTCCTCTATCATCAGGAAATGATCAAAACGGTTCCTTTTGATGGGCGGGTCGAAAAAATTGCCGACGCCGGCGATAAATCGACGGTGACCGTGCGCAGTGAAAACGATGAGGTTCAGACCTTTACCGTTGCCACAAAAAGCCTCAAGGTCAGTCCGAACGAAGATCTTTTTGCAGGGGATTCCATCGGCTCCACTTTCAAATGGCGGCCCGGTCCTTTAATCATCGGGCTCTGGGTCACTCTCTATATGTCTGCTGCAGCCAGTATTTTCGGCTTGATTATCGGGTTGGTGACCGGGCTGTGCCGTATTTCCAAAAACATTACCCTCAAACAACTGGCCATCATCTATATCGAAATAATCCGCGGCACCCCGCTGCTGGTGCAGATTTTCATTTTCTATTTTTTCCTGGGGACTGTTCTTGACCTCAGCCGGATAGTGGCCGGCATCGGGGCCTTGGCGGTTTTTGCCGGAGCCTATGTTGCCGAGATCATCCGTGCCGGGATTCAGTCAATTCCCAAGGGGCAGATGGAGGCAGCGCGTTCGCTGGGTATGACCAATGCCCAGGCCATGATCTACATTATTCTGCCCCAGGCTTTCAAACGCACCCTTCCCCCTCTTGCCGGTCAGTTTATCAGCCTGATTAAAGATTCATCGCTGGTATCGGTTGTGGGCATTACCGAACTGACCAAGAGCGGTCGCGAAGTCATCACTTCAACCTTTGCGACTTTCGAGATCTGGTTTGTGGTTGCACTTCTTTACTTATTTTTGACCTTGACCCTGTCGCAGGTGATTGCATGGGTTGAACGGAGGCTGGCAGTCAGTGATTAA